In Theropithecus gelada isolate Dixy unplaced genomic scaffold, Tgel_1.0 HiC_scaffold_15883, whole genome shotgun sequence, a genomic segment contains:
- the LOC112617121 gene encoding 40S ribosomal protein S3a-like codes for MAVGKNKRLTKGGKKGAKKKVVDPFSKKYWYDVKAPAMFSIRNIEKTVITRTQGTKIASDGLKGHVFEVSLADVQND; via the coding sequence ATGGCAGTTGGCAAAAACAAGCGCCTTACGAAAGGGGGCAAAAAGGGAGCCAAGAAGAAAGTGGTTGATCCATTTTCTAAGAAATACTGGTATGATGTGAAAGCACCTGCTATGTTCAGTATAAGAAATATTGAAAAGACAGTCATCACCAGGACCCAAGGAACCAAAATTGCATCTGATGGTCTCAAGGGTCATGTGTTTGAAGTGAGTCTTGCTGATGTGCAGAATGATTAA